TGCTGCAGCAGATTGTCGACTTGGCGCGTGAGCACCAGCTCATGATTTTCTCCGACGAAATCTACGATCGTCTGGTTATGGACGGGCTCGAGCATATTTCCATCGCTTCCATGGCTCCGGATCTGTTCTGCGTGACCTTCTCCGGCCTGTCCAAGTCGCATATGATCGCCGGCTACCGCGTGGGCTGGATGATTTTGTCGGGCAACAAGGCCATCGCCAAGGATTACATCGAGGGCATCAATATGCTCACCAACATGCGCATCTGTTCGAACGTGCCCGCGCAGTCCATTGTGCAGACCGCGCTGGGCGGCCATCAGAGCGTGCACGACTATATCGTGCCCGGTGGCCGTATCCATGACCAACGTGATTACATCTATGACGCGTTGAACTCCATTCCGGGCATCACCGCGGTCAAGCCGAAGGCCGCGTTCTATATCTTCCCGAAGATTGATATCAAGAAGTTCAACGTACATGACGACGAGCAGTTCGCCCTCGATCTGCTGCATGACAAGCGCATTCTCATCACGCGAGGCGGCGGCTTCAACTGGCACGAGCCGGATCACTTCCGTATCGTCTACCTGCCACGCATCGAAGTGCTCAAGGATGCCACCAACAAGCTCTCCGACTTCCTCAGCTACTACTGGCAGAGCTGATTTTTTCAATGCCGACGAGTCCACTAATGCGCACTCGTCGGCATATCTTTATATGAATATCGATGTCGACGAACTGTACGGCACCGTAACCATCGATGCACCCCGTCTTTCTGCAAATCTACATCCCATTGTCGATGCCATCGACTGAGCGTGGGGGCGTAACGCCGAAACTAATAAAAATATGAGCCCGAGTGGGACCGTCTCCACATGAGGTCTTTATCGCACCAAAATACCTGCAATGACAATGAGGCCGGCCTTGATTCGTATGGTTTGCAGGTATAAAGGGTCGATCTGGAGTACCTGAACAGCGCTATTCGGGCTTAACTCCATAGATTGCAGGTATAAAGGGCCGTTTTGCGAGCGGAAATTGCAGGCAATTAATGCGATTGCAGGTATAAAGGTGCAAGTTAGAGCCGATTGTGCGCCGTAACTTGCACCTTTATACCTGCAACGCCGCTAACAAGTACCGAAATACCTGCAACTGAATCGGGTTATGCCAAGGTGAAGGCGATGATGAACGCAGTGGCGGACAGTACAGCTGTTAACAGCAGGTAGAATATCGCGGCCTTATTCTGAAAACCAGCTGAATTAGCCGAATTATGACTGTTGCTCATGCTGCCTGTGGTAGCCATAACGGTTGCGATGGCCGAGACGAGGGAAAATATTGGCAGCACGTACAGCAAAACGGCTAGTACGATGAGAGGTCCTGAACCGGTGCAAAAAGCAATAAGTCCTGCATTGTTCGTTGCTGCCAGCGCGGGGCAAAAATCGGTATGGCCGCCAGTGCCGTAACTGTAGGTCAGAAAAGTGATTACTGCCCAAAACAGGCCAAGAGGAACCGATACATGACTTACGGCAGACGCATTGATACTGATAACCCGAAACAGCTTATGCACAGATACAGGTCGTATATCGCGAATCGTCGGCAGTGCTGAACCAACGTTATCTCGTGGAGTATCGATAGAGATGAGATGCACCAGCGCATATGCCGCAAGTCCAAGTCCACAAGCGATGGTCACACCGCCGGTGGAATTGACCTCATCGGACACCGAGTATTCGGTGACGAGCACCGGCATCACGCCAATTTGCCACACGAGCAGCAGCCGCGTCACCAGAGTCCAACCACCGCGCTCGGAGGCAGACTTATCCGAACCCGTCAGATTAGTCAGATCGGCTATATGCTGCTGCTGGATACTAGTGCTGTTGCGCGAATAGGCGGCAAGTATGGCGTAAACCAACCACGTTGCCGCATGTATCGCCCACAACATTACAATTTTGGTATTCGCGCTCAGCACCAATATGAACGCAACGGCCACTGCCGCAAGAAAAACACAGATGACCGTGCGAAGACGATGACGAGCAAAGCCCTGTACTCCTGCAACAGTCAGACAAATGATTGCAACGACGCTCAGCGCAGTCACCGCCAGAAACCACAGTGGCGAAGTGACGCAGGCTCCGTAATCACCAGTTGCCTGGCCAGACAGATAATAAGTCATTCTGCCAATCGTCGGACAGTTCGGATGCAGCATCATGCCGCCCCAGATTCGCTCATATAGTGGCGCGAACGATACGCCAGCACCGCTGAGCGCCGCAATAATCGCCATCACCATGGCCGGAATCAATCCAAGCTCGCGATTCCGGTCGGTTTCCATTATCTGCCTATCACTGGTGTTCATGACGCACCCCGCCTTATGCCGTTATCGATGATGTCAGTATGACTATAGTAGATGAGCGAAGGCCAGCAGTATACAGGAATTCTGTATGCCGCTTTATAGGCGTGATGCTGTGACAGCTAACATGACAACCGCTATCACTGGCCGACCGTCAAACTCCGTGCACACCGGGCAACTACCGCCGGGGAGCATCGGCGATGCCGATGGCGAGACCAATGATGGCCGGCATAACCCAGCCGAGTTGGTATTGCTGCAGGGGGAGCATGGCCAGTGCCGCGTCCAGCCAACCGATGGAACCGCCGAAGACGGCGGCCAGGCTGGAGATGCAAGTGGCGAAGGAGGCGATGCCCACCAGCAGTACAGTCCAGAAGTAGACACGCGGGAATCGCGCGCCAAGCTTCTTATGGGTAAGCGCCAGCAACACCAGCACAATGGCAATCGGATACAACGCGGACAACACCGGCACGGAGACTTTGATGATCGCGCTCAGCCCGGCGTTGGACACGATGAAGCTGAACACGGTGAAGATGATCTGCCAAGTGCGGTAGCTCAGCGTTCGTCCGGCGACGGTCTGGAATCGAGTATGGAAGTAGGTGGCGCAGGTGCAGATCAATCCGGTGCATACGTTGAGGCATGCGATGACGAACACGACGCCAAGGAACGCGGTGCCGAACGTGCCGAACAGGGAAGAGGTGAGGTTGGTGAGTACGGTGGCACCTGTGTCCTTGGCCGGGTCGATAGAAGCGATGGCGCCAGACACCACGCCCACATAACTCAGGGCGCCGTAAATCACGATAAGCAGCACGCCGGTGCCGAGCCCGGCATACGCGGTTTCCTTCTGCACTAGCGATTCATCATCGACTTGCTGGGCGCGGATATTCGCGGAAATCACGATGCCGAAATAAAGCGCGGCAAGCAGATCCATGGTCTGGTAGCCGTCGAGGAAGCCGCGTGCGATTTGGTTTGTGGAGTAATCGCCCATCGGTTTGGCCGGGGTGCCGATGCCGTGGACCAGGCATGCGATGAACAGAACCGCGATAAGCACCAGCAGTAAGGGTCCCATGAATCGGCCGAGCACTTTGGAGAGTTTCTCAGGATGTTGGGCGAACAAGAAGGCAAGCGAGAAGAACACGAGCGAGTAGATAAGCTG
This sequence is a window from Bifidobacterium breve DSM 20213 = JCM 1192. Protein-coding genes within it:
- the brnQ gene encoding branched-chain amino acid transport system II carrier protein, whose amino-acid sequence is MNKLVARQRLVMTFTFFSMFFGAGNLIFPPFVGAQAGSATMPAAIGFIVSAVGLPILGVLAVTFAGGFDKLAGRVSPKFALFLGVAIMLTIGPCFAIPRTATTSFEMMVAPFVPTSYDWLAQLIYSLVFFSLAFLFAQHPEKLSKVLGRFMGPLLLVLIAVLFIACLVHGIGTPAKPMGDYSTNQIARGFLDGYQTMDLLAALYFGIVISANIRAQQVDDESLVQKETAYAGLGTGVLLIVIYGALSYVGVVSGAIASIDPAKDTGATVLTNLTSSLFGTFGTAFLGVVFVIACLNVCTGLICTCATYFHTRFQTVAGRTLSYRTWQIIFTVFSFIVSNAGLSAIIKVSVPVLSALYPIAIVLVLLALTHKKLGARFPRVYFWTVLLVGIASFATCISSLAAVFGGSIGWLDAALAMLPLQQYQLGWVMPAIIGLAIGIADAPRR